The following proteins come from a genomic window of Shewanella halifaxensis HAW-EB4:
- the flgG gene encoding flagellar basal-body rod protein FlgG, producing the protein MQSALWVSKTGLTAQDTKMTTIANNLANVNTTGFKRDRVAFNDLFYQVQRQPGGQVDEQNELPSGLQLGTGTRVVGTQKVFTPGDMLTTNQQLDMAIEGQGFFQIEEANGELSYSRDGQFYRNSEGLMVTSQGLPLVPNIEIPEEALTVTIASDGIVSAQMAGQTDAQELGQITLVNFTNPAGLEARGNNLYRETGASGAAVEGIAGDQALGQIRQGALEGANVNVVEEMVEMISTQRAYEMNAKVVSASDDMLKFLNQAL; encoded by the coding sequence ATGCAATCAGCTTTATGGGTCAGTAAAACCGGCTTAACCGCCCAAGATACTAAGATGACCACCATTGCCAACAACTTGGCAAACGTTAACACCACAGGTTTTAAGCGCGACCGCGTCGCCTTCAACGACCTGTTCTATCAAGTGCAGCGCCAGCCTGGTGGCCAAGTCGATGAGCAGAATGAATTGCCATCAGGCCTGCAGCTCGGTACGGGTACCCGTGTCGTCGGCACTCAAAAGGTGTTTACTCCAGGCGACATGCTCACTACCAACCAACAGTTGGATATGGCGATTGAGGGGCAAGGCTTTTTCCAAATCGAAGAGGCCAACGGCGAGCTAAGCTACTCTCGTGATGGTCAGTTCTATCGCAACAGCGAGGGCCTAATGGTGACCTCGCAGGGCTTACCGTTGGTGCCTAACATCGAGATCCCGGAAGAAGCCCTCACTGTCACCATCGCCAGTGACGGTATTGTGTCGGCGCAGATGGCAGGCCAGACAGATGCACAAGAGCTAGGGCAAATCACCCTAGTTAACTTTACGAATCCTGCTGGACTCGAGGCTCGTGGTAACAACCTATACCGCGAAACAGGCGCATCAGGCGCTGCCGTTGAAGGTATTGCTGGCGATCAGGCGCTCGGGCAAATTCGTCAAGGGGCACTTGAGGGGGCTAACGTCAACGTGGTCGAGGAGATGGTCGAAATGATTTCGACTCAGCGCGCCTACGAGATGAACGCCAAAGTGGTATCGGCTTCTGACGACATGCTTAAGTTCCTCAATCAAGCGCTGTAA
- a CDS encoding flagellar basal body rod protein FlgB, whose product MAINLDAALGIHPHTLDFRVERSKMLAGNLANAETPGYKARDLDFKSVMLQINSGMSPDRSYQASYRVPYQTSADQNTVELGKEQARYSQNAMDYQTSLTFLNMKISGLRTAIEGQ is encoded by the coding sequence ATGGCTATCAACCTTGATGCCGCATTAGGCATTCATCCGCACACGTTAGATTTCAGAGTCGAGCGCAGCAAGATGCTGGCAGGTAACTTAGCTAATGCTGAGACTCCCGGCTATAAGGCGAGAGATCTCGACTTCAAATCTGTGATGTTGCAGATCAATTCTGGCATGTCTCCAGACCGTAGCTATCAGGCTAGCTACCGTGTGCCTTATCAAACATCGGCCGACCAAAACACGGTTGAACTAGGCAAAGAGCAAGCAAGATACTCACAAAACGCCATGGATTATCAAACCAGCCTGACCTTCCTCAATATGAAGATCTCAGGTTTACGTACAGCTATCGAAGGTCAATAA
- the flgK gene encoding flagellar hook-associated protein FlgK: MSMLNIGMSGLNASMAALTATSNNINNAMVPGYSRQQVMLSSVGNGVYGSGSGVMVDGVRRISDQYEVAQLWNTTSGLGYANTQSSYFGQVEQIFGSEGNSISAGLDLLFASLNSAMEQPNEIAHRQGVLNEAKALTQRFNSISEGLNSQVTQVEGQINASAKEINTQLETIASLNAEIQSSNASGNVPLALLDARDSAIDDLSSIIDVNVVEDSSGMLNISLAQGQPLLSGTTASKLEVTPDPSNPKFSQISIQFGQSSFPLDETAGGSLGALIDYRDNSLVDSMAFIDELAMTMADEFNAVLAGGTDLNGNTPTQDLFTYDPTNPAGSLKMTAGFNAEMLAFGKDGTPGDNSNLKELVDIANKSFTFSSMGVDTTMGDAFGSKIGELGSASRQAQMSKTTAENLQMEAQKQWASTSGVNMDEEGVNLIIYQQSYQANAKVISTADQLFQTILNSI, translated from the coding sequence ATGAGCATGCTCAATATTGGTATGTCAGGACTTAATGCCAGCATGGCAGCCCTGACCGCCACGTCCAATAACATCAACAATGCTATGGTACCTGGCTATTCTCGTCAGCAAGTGATGCTAAGCTCTGTGGGTAATGGCGTCTACGGCAGCGGCTCAGGAGTGATGGTCGATGGCGTTCGCCGCATCTCGGACCAATACGAAGTAGCTCAGCTGTGGAACACCACCAGCGGCCTAGGCTATGCTAATACCCAATCTAGCTATTTCGGTCAGGTAGAACAGATTTTTGGCTCTGAGGGTAACAGTATATCGGCAGGGCTCGATCTGCTGTTTGCCTCACTCAACTCAGCGATGGAGCAACCCAACGAGATTGCCCACCGTCAAGGTGTACTCAACGAAGCAAAAGCCTTAACCCAGCGTTTTAACTCAATCAGTGAGGGCTTAAACTCGCAAGTGACTCAAGTTGAAGGCCAGATTAATGCCTCGGCAAAAGAGATCAATACCCAATTAGAAACCATCGCCAGCTTGAATGCCGAAATCCAATCATCGAATGCCAGTGGCAATGTGCCTTTGGCACTGCTCGATGCGCGAGATTCAGCTATCGATGATCTTTCATCGATTATCGACGTCAATGTGGTCGAAGATTCTAGTGGCATGCTCAACATCTCTTTGGCTCAGGGGCAACCGCTACTGTCGGGTACGACTGCATCGAAGCTTGAAGTCACTCCAGATCCTAGCAACCCTAAATTTAGCCAGATCAGCATTCAGTTCGGCCAATCGAGCTTCCCACTGGATGAAACTGCAGGCGGTAGCTTGGGTGCGCTGATCGACTATCGTGATAACAGCTTGGTCGACTCGATGGCATTTATCGATGAGCTTGCTATGACTATGGCCGATGAGTTTAATGCCGTGCTCGCGGGCGGTACCGATTTGAATGGCAATACACCGACCCAAGACCTATTCACCTACGACCCAACAAACCCTGCTGGCAGCCTAAAAATGACCGCTGGTTTCAACGCTGAAATGCTTGCCTTTGGTAAAGACGGCACTCCGGGCGATAACAGCAACCTTAAAGAGCTTGTCGACATTGCTAACAAGAGTTTTACCTTTAGCTCAATGGGCGTTGACACCACCATGGGCGACGCGTTTGGCAGTAAGATTGGTGAACTAGGTTCGGCTTCTCGCCAAGCTCAGATGTCAAAAACGACTGCAGAAAACTTACAGATGGAGGCCCAAAAACAATGGGCCAGTACCAGTGGTGTCAACATGGATGAAGAGGGAGTTAACCTCATCATCTATCAACAGTCTTATCAGGCAAATGCCAAGGTTATTTCGACTGCCGATCAACTATTTCAAACTATTCTAAACAGTATTTAA
- a CDS encoding flagellar basal body rod protein FlgF: protein MDRMIYTAAKGAARVMEAQAIRANNLANADTTGFKADLERVNAMVVTPTGNSLQTRVLAQTQSNGFSQQTGAMNPTGRALDLAINDSGLFAVMTAEGEGYTRSGAITPDANGQLTLDGRPVAGLDGPIVLPEYRELFVGDDGRLSIIADEGGIIEEVGQLKLVNPDISAMSKGLDGLLYPADRQPLPASEQVSVSSGFLEASNVQAVGELIAAMDLSRQFEVQVKLMKSAEKLAEAGNRLLRDA from the coding sequence ATGGATAGAATGATATATACCGCCGCCAAAGGCGCAGCAAGGGTGATGGAGGCGCAAGCTATTCGCGCCAACAACCTAGCTAACGCCGACACCACAGGCTTTAAGGCGGACCTAGAGCGAGTCAACGCTATGGTCGTGACTCCTACAGGTAATAGCTTGCAGACACGCGTATTGGCTCAGACTCAAAGCAATGGCTTTAGCCAGCAAACCGGTGCGATGAATCCGACAGGCAGAGCATTAGATCTAGCCATCAATGATTCAGGTCTATTTGCGGTAATGACTGCTGAAGGCGAAGGCTATACCCGCTCAGGAGCCATCACCCCCGATGCTAACGGTCAGCTCACCTTAGACGGTCGCCCCGTTGCCGGCCTAGATGGCCCTATTGTATTACCTGAATATCGCGAACTATTTGTTGGTGATGACGGCAGACTCAGCATCATTGCAGACGAAGGCGGCATTATCGAAGAAGTTGGCCAGCTCAAACTGGTTAACCCTGATATCAGCGCCATGAGCAAAGGCTTAGACGGCTTGCTGTATCCCGCAGACCGTCAACCTCTTCCCGCCAGTGAGCAGGTCAGCGTAAGCAGCGGTTTTCTCGAGGCCAGTAACGTCCAAGCGGTAGGTGAACTCATCGCCGCGATGGACTTGAGCCGCCAATTCGAGGTGCAGGTCAAACTGATGAAGAGCGCCGAAAAACTCGCAGAAGCAGGTAACCGCCTGCTACGCGACGCTTAA
- the flgH gene encoding flagellar basal body L-ring protein FlgH, producing MQSLWIGFGIGLTLLLSGCVAHIPEPDTAPGKPEWAPPEIDYSLPDAENGSVYRPGFMLTLFKDKRAYREGDILTVALDEKTYSSKRADTKTSKSGGVSIDGQGTTGTSSIAGSGEANMGRSFNGTGSSTQQNQLSGSITVTVAKVLPNGALLIRGEKWLRLNQGDEYLRLLGLIRADDIDNDNTISSQRIADARIIYGGQGAISDSNRMGWAARYFNSPWFPL from the coding sequence ATGCAATCTCTATGGATTGGCTTTGGCATAGGTTTAACGTTACTACTGTCTGGCTGTGTTGCTCATATTCCTGAACCTGATACAGCACCAGGAAAACCTGAGTGGGCACCACCAGAAATTGATTACAGCCTACCGGACGCTGAGAACGGTAGCGTCTACCGTCCAGGCTTTATGCTGACGCTGTTTAAGGATAAGCGCGCATATCGTGAAGGCGACATTCTCACGGTAGCACTGGATGAGAAAACCTATTCGAGTAAACGTGCCGATACTAAAACCAGTAAATCGGGTGGAGTATCAATAGACGGCCAAGGCACGACGGGCACCAGCAGTATTGCCGGTAGCGGCGAAGCCAATATGGGTCGCTCTTTTAACGGCACCGGCTCAAGCACTCAACAGAACCAACTATCGGGCTCAATCACAGTAACCGTCGCTAAGGTTTTGCCTAATGGCGCCCTGCTGATCCGCGGGGAAAAATGGTTACGCCTAAACCAAGGTGATGAGTATCTTCGTTTGTTAGGCCTGATCCGTGCCGATGATATTGATAATGACAACACTATCTCATCACAGCGTATCGCCGATGCACGGATTATCTACGGTGGTCAAGGCGCCATCTCCGACAGTAATCGCATGGGCTGGGCCGCTCGCTACTTTAATAGCCCTTGGTTCCCGCTGTGA
- a CDS encoding flagellar hook capping FlgD N-terminal domain-containing protein produces MNVTSTANTNNTNTNNVVNSPGNDSASIKNEFMTLMIAQIQNQDPTNPIDGTEYVSQLAQFSQVESLEQMRANQSTQMVIMENLGIVQSAQLVGKDAMVPASEFTLGDTPLDGKVYLSSSVEELSIDIVDEHGEVVHSLEMGPQEAGDTGFTIDPEALELPPGDYSIVANTTAGEVSKKADTFVKAEIEKIHFISASGMMMAELGNGLGTISVLEISEVS; encoded by the coding sequence ATGAACGTCACCAGCACAGCGAACACCAATAATACCAACACTAATAATGTGGTTAACTCACCAGGTAATGACTCAGCCTCTATCAAGAACGAATTTATGACCTTGATGATTGCTCAAATTCAAAACCAAGACCCTACGAATCCGATTGACGGTACAGAGTATGTTAGCCAGTTAGCTCAGTTCTCTCAGGTCGAAAGCTTAGAGCAGATGCGCGCTAACCAATCGACACAGATGGTGATCATGGAGAACCTAGGTATCGTCCAGTCGGCGCAACTCGTTGGTAAAGATGCCATGGTTCCCGCCTCTGAATTTACCCTCGGCGATACACCACTCGACGGCAAAGTTTACCTCAGCAGCTCAGTTGAAGAGTTGAGTATCGATATCGTTGATGAACATGGCGAAGTGGTACACAGCTTAGAAATGGGCCCGCAAGAAGCCGGAGATACTGGCTTCACTATCGACCCAGAAGCATTAGAACTGCCACCGGGCGACTACAGCATTGTGGCTAACACTACGGCCGGAGAGGTCAGTAAAAAGGCTGATACTTTCGTAAAAGCTGAAATCGAAAAAATACATTTTATCAGCGCATCGGGAATGATGATGGCTGAGCTAGGTAATGGTCTAGGCACAATTTCAGTGCTTGAAATCTCTGAAGTTTCATAA
- the flgC gene encoding flagellar basal body rod protein FlgC encodes MSFAEIYQIAGAGMNAQTIRLNTVASNLANAGAAAESPDEAFRALKPVFSTIYKQTQEGQVAGAHVEVSAIVQSDAPLDLRYEPDHPYADEQGYVAYSNVNTVEEMADMMAASRSFETNVEIMNRARSMQQGLLQLGAK; translated from the coding sequence ATGTCATTTGCAGAAATTTACCAGATTGCGGGTGCGGGTATGAACGCCCAAACCATTCGACTCAATACGGTTGCCAGTAACTTAGCCAATGCTGGTGCAGCGGCAGAAAGCCCTGATGAGGCATTTCGTGCACTAAAGCCCGTGTTTTCGACCATCTATAAGCAGACTCAAGAAGGCCAAGTCGCCGGAGCTCACGTCGAAGTTTCTGCCATAGTGCAGTCAGATGCACCACTCGACCTTCGCTATGAACCGGATCATCCCTACGCCGATGAGCAAGGTTATGTTGCTTACTCCAACGTTAATACCGTTGAGGAGATGGCTGACATGATGGCAGCCAGCCGCTCGTTTGAGACCAATGTTGAGATCATGAACCGTGCTCGTTCTATGCAGCAGGGTTTACTGCAGTTAGGAGCGAAATAA
- the flgL gene encoding flagellar hook-associated protein FlgL: MRVSMLNLYSNNLQSLQNSTFDIAKLNEMMSTGSSILRPSDDPIGAVKVIGNERDMAATNQYIKNTESLSTSFSRSETYMSSMVELQGRMREITVSANNGSLSPEDRAAYAAEMNELLEAFADTLNAKDESGNYLFSGNKTDTPPIGKDADGNYVYQGDTNTREVQTSGSSWMTANSTAADFIFSNGSTDILNQTKDFIAALEDPTLAPGDPVFSQAATDMQTSLDDTLTSISSAITDIGGKQNTLSLVQASHEERVLFNKEVIGETEGLDYAQATAEYNLKLTTLKITQQTFVQVSQLSLFNHI, encoded by the coding sequence ATGCGTGTAAGTATGCTTAATCTCTACAGCAATAATTTACAGAGTCTGCAGAACTCAACATTTGACATCGCCAAGTTAAACGAGATGATGTCCACGGGCAGCTCGATACTGCGCCCATCGGACGATCCTATCGGCGCGGTAAAGGTTATCGGCAATGAGCGAGATATGGCCGCGACCAACCAATACATTAAAAATACCGAGTCTTTAAGCACCAGCTTTAGCCGCTCTGAAACCTATATGTCGAGCATGGTCGAGTTGCAAGGACGTATGCGAGAAATTACCGTTTCGGCTAATAATGGCAGCTTATCGCCTGAAGATAGAGCCGCTTACGCCGCCGAGATGAATGAGTTATTAGAGGCATTTGCCGATACCCTCAACGCTAAAGATGAGAGCGGTAACTATCTTTTTTCAGGCAACAAAACGGATACGCCTCCTATCGGCAAAGACGCCGATGGTAACTATGTCTATCAAGGCGATACCAATACTCGTGAAGTACAAACTTCTGGTTCATCTTGGATGACAGCTAACAGCACCGCTGCAGACTTTATTTTCTCTAACGGCAGTACAGATATCCTCAACCAAACCAAAGACTTTATTGCGGCGCTCGAAGACCCGACACTGGCTCCAGGCGACCCGGTATTTAGTCAGGCTGCTACTGATATGCAAACCAGCTTAGATGACACCCTGACCAGCATTAGCTCGGCTATCACCGACATAGGTGGTAAACAAAATACCTTAAGCTTGGTGCAAGCTTCCCATGAAGAGCGCGTACTTTTTAATAAAGAAGTGATAGGTGAAACAGAGGGTTTAGACTATGCTCAGGCCACTGCCGAGTACAACTTAAAGCTAACAACCCTTAAAATAACTCAGCAAACCTTTGTGCAAGTGTCACAGCTATCCCTGTTTAATCACATATAA
- a CDS encoding flagellar basal body P-ring protein FlgI encodes MKKIAIFMVSMLLSLSPLLPVKAQPQHRYLMDIVDVQGLRDNQLVGYGLVVGLDGTGDRTQVRFTSQSIVNMLKQFGVQIDDKTDPKLKNVAAVAVHATVPPLASPGQTLDITVSSLGDAKSLRGGTLLMTPMRAVDGEIYAVAQGNLVVGGVSAQGRNGTSVTINVPTVGSIPNGALLEAAMHSNFNDNENIVLNLIDPSFKTARNIERAVNELFGPDVAQADSSAKVIVRAPSSNRERVTFMSMLEELQIEQGRKSPRVVFNSRTGTVVMGGDVVVRKAAVSHGNLTVTIVEQEFVSQPNGAYLGQAQGETVVTTDSQVGIDEGNGHMFVWPEGTALNDIVRAVNSLGASPMDLMAILQALNEAGALEAELVVI; translated from the coding sequence ATGAAAAAAATAGCCATCTTTATGGTCAGTATGTTGCTAAGCCTATCGCCTTTACTCCCTGTTAAGGCGCAGCCTCAGCATCGCTATCTGATGGATATTGTCGATGTACAAGGGCTCCGTGATAACCAGCTAGTGGGTTACGGCCTCGTTGTGGGTCTAGACGGCACGGGTGACCGTACTCAAGTGCGTTTTACTAGTCAGTCTATCGTCAACATGCTTAAACAGTTCGGCGTGCAAATCGATGATAAGACCGACCCAAAACTGAAAAACGTCGCAGCGGTAGCCGTTCATGCCACGGTACCTCCACTGGCAAGCCCTGGACAAACATTAGATATTACCGTGTCATCACTCGGTGACGCTAAAAGCTTACGTGGCGGCACGCTATTGATGACTCCTATGCGCGCAGTCGATGGTGAAATTTATGCTGTGGCTCAGGGTAACTTAGTCGTCGGCGGCGTATCGGCTCAAGGCCGTAACGGCACCTCGGTGACCATCAATGTACCCACCGTGGGCAGTATTCCTAACGGTGCACTGCTGGAAGCGGCAATGCACAGCAACTTTAATGACAATGAAAACATAGTACTTAACCTTATCGACCCGAGCTTTAAGACAGCCCGCAATATCGAACGTGCAGTCAACGAGCTCTTCGGCCCCGATGTTGCTCAAGCCGACAGCAGCGCCAAGGTGATCGTTCGTGCGCCAAGCTCTAATCGCGAACGCGTTACCTTTATGTCGATGCTCGAAGAGTTACAAATCGAACAGGGACGAAAGTCGCCACGAGTCGTGTTTAACAGTCGCACTGGCACTGTGGTCATGGGCGGCGATGTGGTAGTTCGCAAGGCAGCAGTCAGCCATGGCAACCTCACGGTAACCATCGTTGAGCAGGAGTTTGTTAGCCAACCCAATGGTGCCTATCTGGGCCAAGCGCAGGGCGAAACGGTTGTCACCACCGATAGTCAGGTCGGTATCGATGAAGGCAACGGTCATATGTTTGTCTGGCCCGAAGGCACTGCCCTTAATGACATCGTCCGCGCCGTTAACAGTCTAGGTGCATCACCGATGGATCTGATGGCCATCTTGCAAGCCCTAAACGAAGCTGGTGCCCTTGAAGCAGAGTTGGTGGTGATCTAA
- the flgM gene encoding flagellar biosynthesis anti-sigma factor FlgM, producing MEINKINSTINAEMGTSKSKTQGFIQPLETPVFAEIKPQQEVSADCRLIEHSQQSLEQLPDFDLAKVAEVRQSLIDGSFELDIDKLADAMVLQHG from the coding sequence ATGGAAATAAACAAGATAAACAGCACGATAAATGCTGAAATGGGCACTAGCAAGAGTAAGACTCAGGGCTTTATTCAGCCACTAGAGACTCCCGTTTTTGCAGAGATAAAGCCTCAGCAAGAGGTGAGTGCAGACTGCAGACTGATTGAGCATAGTCAGCAAAGCCTTGAACAACTTCCGGATTTTGATCTGGCGAAGGTCGCTGAAGTGCGTCAGTCTTTAATTGATGGCAGTTTTGAACTCGATATCGATAAGTTAGCCGACGCCATGGTGCTGCAGCATGGATGA
- the flgN gene encoding flagellar protein FlgN translates to MDESGQSVSKRELVQSIVRGIRQDIDGYKQLKSLLKRQRELMQRRDNAGLKYHNEHQSSLCDSLMHKAGERRRMLQALGFAGDATGMDALIARLPQSSASQVSILWQNLLLLVKESQQVNEANGKLLVAQQEVISQLLNRGGDSHVDYGEMR, encoded by the coding sequence ATGGATGAGTCGGGTCAGAGCGTCAGTAAGCGAGAGTTAGTGCAGAGCATAGTGCGTGGTATTCGCCAAGATATCGATGGTTATAAGCAGCTTAAAAGTCTGTTGAAGCGCCAGCGCGAACTGATGCAGCGTCGAGATAATGCTGGCCTTAAGTATCATAACGAACACCAATCGAGCTTGTGTGACAGCCTGATGCACAAAGCTGGCGAGCGGCGCAGAATGTTGCAAGCGCTCGGTTTTGCGGGCGATGCTACTGGCATGGATGCGTTAATTGCCAGGCTTCCGCAATCATCGGCGAGCCAAGTCTCTATTTTATGGCAAAACTTGTTGCTGTTGGTCAAAGAGAGCCAGCAGGTTAATGAAGCCAATGGTAAGCTGCTGGTGGCTCAGCAAGAGGTGATAAGTCAGTTGCTTAATCGAGGTGGTGATAGCCATGTCGATTATGGTGAAATGCGTTAG
- the flgE gene encoding flagellar hook protein FlgE, whose amino-acid sequence MSFNIALSGLQATTQDLNTISNNIANSSTVGFRSGRSEFSAIYNGGQAGGVNVMNTSQNFSAGGSLTYTGRQLDMGIQGEGFFMLSGQDGSTTYARAGMFNQNADGFITDPAGSRLQGYPVGATGNLQTGNVTDLQVQAGALPAKATSTVGLISNLDARVETIDPAATPFDSDDASTYHSSSTVTAYDSLGKEHALTQYYVKTADNTWSVHYMMGDTDVTPAGGHQLNFDSNGMLTGGQDLTLDITDPNIVGGASNMSLALSYDKSTQYASDYNNSSLSQNGYTSGELNGIRLDDSGMLYGTYTNGQEQLQGQVVLADFNNPNGLEPVSNNAWAATNAAGQPIIGTPTTGTLGSIAGGYLEGSNVDQTAEMVNLMTAQRNYQSNAKVLDTNSTMQQALLNAI is encoded by the coding sequence ATGTCTTTCAATATTGCGTTAAGTGGCCTACAGGCAACCACACAAGATCTAAACACCATCAGTAATAACATTGCTAACTCTTCTACCGTTGGATTTCGCAGTGGTCGCAGTGAGTTCTCAGCCATCTATAACGGCGGCCAAGCTGGCGGTGTGAACGTGATGAACACCAGCCAAAACTTCTCTGCCGGCGGTAGCTTAACTTATACCGGTCGTCAGCTAGATATGGGCATTCAAGGGGAAGGCTTCTTCATGTTGAGCGGCCAAGATGGCAGCACAACTTATGCCAGAGCCGGCATGTTCAACCAAAATGCCGATGGCTTTATCACCGATCCTGCGGGTAGTCGCTTACAGGGTTACCCTGTTGGCGCAACAGGCAATCTACAGACGGGTAATGTCACCGACCTGCAAGTTCAAGCTGGCGCTCTTCCCGCTAAAGCGACCTCGACAGTCGGACTGATCTCTAACTTAGATGCCCGAGTCGAGACTATCGATCCGGCAGCGACCCCGTTCGATTCTGATGACGCATCGACCTATCACTCATCGAGCACGGTAACAGCCTACGACTCACTGGGTAAAGAGCATGCCCTCACCCAATACTACGTTAAGACGGCTGACAATACTTGGTCGGTACACTACATGATGGGCGACACAGACGTGACTCCAGCTGGCGGCCACCAGCTCAACTTCGACTCTAATGGTATGCTCACGGGTGGACAAGATCTCACTCTCGACATCACCGACCCCAATATTGTCGGCGGTGCATCAAACATGAGCCTAGCCCTAAGCTATGACAAGAGCACTCAGTACGCTTCTGACTATAACAACTCTAGTCTAAGCCAGAACGGTTACACCTCGGGTGAGCTTAACGGTATACGTTTAGATGATAGTGGCATGCTTTATGGCACTTATACCAATGGCCAAGAGCAGCTACAAGGCCAAGTGGTACTAGCCGACTTCAATAACCCGAACGGTTTAGAGCCAGTGAGCAACAACGCTTGGGCCGCAACAAACGCTGCGGGTCAGCCAATTATCGGCACACCAACTACAGGCACCCTAGGCTCAATCGCTGGCGGCTATCTTGAGGGTTCAAACGTCGATCAAACCGCCGAAATGGTTAACTTAATGACGGCTCAGCGTAACTATCAGTCTAATGCCAAGGTGTTAGATACTAACTCAACCATGCAGCAAGCCTTGCTCAACGCTATCTAA
- a CDS encoding rod-binding protein codes for MKLDNNHSYLNQLDAGELIKANGEQGALKLVSQQFEAQFLQTVLKQMRSASDVMADKDSPLSSQNDGMYRDWHDAELAGRLSQMQSTGLAEVMTKQLSAGLKSEPEMVASNKQVNSSPNTAAMQPALILPFITKPQT; via the coding sequence ATGAAACTCGACAATAACCACAGTTATCTCAATCAACTCGATGCGGGTGAGTTGATTAAGGCTAACGGTGAGCAAGGCGCACTTAAGCTGGTTAGCCAACAATTTGAAGCCCAGTTTCTGCAAACCGTTTTAAAACAGATGCGCAGCGCCTCGGACGTGATGGCTGACAAAGACAGCCCACTGTCGTCGCAAAATGATGGCATGTACCGTGACTGGCATGATGCCGAGCTTGCTGGACGCCTAAGCCAGATGCAAAGCACTGGGCTGGCAGAGGTAATGACCAAACAATTATCGGCAGGGCTTAAGTCTGAGCCTGAGATGGTCGCCTCTAATAAGCAAGTTAATAGCAGTCCCAATACCGCAGCGATGCAACCGGCTTTGATACTGCCATTTATTACCAAGCCGCAAACCTAA
- the flgA gene encoding flagellar basal body P-ring formation chaperone FlgA, which produces MTAPKQIEQAFTQLLSEELGQWQQQAGLTQLDSAIEIKLPSGAKRLELCPSKVSIDAGSGIPLGNVQRKVSCDAQGWSLYVRASVSVSVKIPVANRVLKRGEHILAADIDWKVVKLRPSDRDLVTGLDEIVGRQVVRKVRRYQAIKAVQLSAPQWVNIGDRVIIEARSNGFYANMPGEALEGGGEGVAIRVRNLSSGKVISAYPIAKGRVETQF; this is translated from the coding sequence ATGACAGCCCCTAAGCAGATTGAGCAAGCATTTACTCAGTTGTTATCAGAAGAATTAGGTCAGTGGCAGCAACAAGCCGGGCTAACCCAGCTAGATTCTGCTATTGAGATCAAGCTGCCATCGGGGGCAAAGAGGCTCGAACTTTGCCCTTCGAAAGTCAGCATCGATGCGGGCTCTGGTATTCCCTTGGGCAATGTGCAGCGTAAGGTGAGTTGTGATGCTCAGGGCTGGAGCCTCTACGTTCGAGCTTCGGTAAGTGTCAGTGTTAAAATTCCTGTCGCTAATCGTGTGCTTAAACGTGGTGAGCATATCTTGGCCGCGGATATTGATTGGAAAGTCGTTAAATTGCGCCCGTCAGATAGAGACTTAGTGACGGGGCTCGATGAGATAGTGGGTCGACAGGTGGTGCGTAAGGTACGGCGTTATCAAGCAATTAAAGCTGTGCAACTGAGTGCGCCGCAGTGGGTGAATATTGGTGACCGAGTCATTATCGAAGCCCGCAGCAATGGATTCTACGCTAATATGCCCGGTGAAGCGCTCGAAGGGGGCGGAGAGGGCGTGGCGATACGCGTCAGGAACCTAAGCTCTGGTAAAGTGATCAGCGCTTATCCGATCGCCAAAGGGCGGGTAGAGACGCAGTTTTAA